A window of Hymenobacter aerilatus contains these coding sequences:
- a CDS encoding DUF1684 domain-containing protein gives MKINPKFFIGLSLLLIVGYFLQDLVLSDNQYIIGLQKERLEKDNSFRRVNGSPLNQAQRDTFKTLPYYAPDRAYRLDAQYQGFTKRDTTRMATTGAQPETYLRWGQATFILDKQEYKLTLYRRAFGPDTTLFIPFADRTNGLGSYGGGRYLDAAVPAPDATEITLDFNKAYNPYCAYNSSFVCPLPPAENRLNVEIPAGEKTFHE, from the coding sequence GTGAAAATCAACCCGAAATTCTTTATTGGTCTGAGCCTGCTGCTGATCGTGGGCTATTTTCTGCAAGATCTAGTGCTGAGCGACAATCAGTACATCATTGGCTTGCAGAAAGAGCGTCTGGAGAAAGACAACTCGTTTCGGCGGGTGAATGGCTCGCCGCTCAACCAGGCCCAGCGCGACACCTTCAAAACCCTACCCTACTACGCCCCCGACCGCGCCTACCGCCTCGATGCGCAGTACCAAGGGTTTACCAAGCGCGATACCACGCGCATGGCTACCACCGGCGCGCAGCCCGAAACCTATCTGCGCTGGGGGCAGGCCACATTTATTCTGGACAAGCAAGAGTACAAGCTTACGCTCTACCGCCGGGCATTTGGTCCCGATACCACGCTGTTCATTCCCTTTGCCGACCGCACCAACGGCCTGGGCAGCTACGGCGGTGGCCGCTACCTCGATGCCGCCGTACCCGCCCCCGACGCCACCGAAATTACCCTCGATTTCAACAAGGCCTATAACCCCTACTGCGCCTACAACAGCAGCTTTGTGTGCCCCCTGCCGCCCGCCGAGAACCGTCTGAACGTAGAAATCCCGGCCGGTGAGAAAACGTTTCACGAGTAG
- the radC gene encoding RadC family protein, protein MPSFAALPDDTSPATAYSAPASFSIKSWAEEDRPREKLLAKGRAALSDAELMAILLGSGTAKLSAVDVAKLILQAVENDLNALAKLSVKELMRHKGIGEAKAITIVAALELGRRRKEVAASQRTVITCSTDIYNTIRPNLQDLPHEEFWVVLLNRANVVMRKQPVSTGGVAGTVADPKLIFKHALEQLASSIILVHNHPSGNRNPSAADIALTRKLKEAGQFLDLPILDHLIYTDLGYYSFADEGML, encoded by the coding sequence ATGCCCTCATTTGCTGCCCTACCCGACGATACGTCGCCGGCCACTGCCTACTCGGCTCCTGCCTCTTTCAGCATCAAAAGCTGGGCTGAGGAAGACCGCCCGCGCGAAAAGCTGCTGGCCAAAGGCCGCGCCGCCCTGTCCGACGCCGAGCTGATGGCTATTCTGCTAGGCTCAGGCACGGCTAAGCTCTCGGCTGTAGACGTGGCCAAGCTGATCTTACAGGCCGTGGAAAATGATTTGAACGCGCTAGCCAAACTCTCGGTGAAAGAGCTGATGCGCCACAAGGGTATCGGCGAGGCCAAGGCCATTACCATTGTGGCGGCGCTGGAATTGGGTAGGCGCCGTAAAGAAGTGGCTGCCAGTCAGCGCACGGTCATCACCTGTTCCACAGATATCTACAACACCATCCGGCCCAACTTGCAGGACTTGCCGCACGAGGAATTCTGGGTGGTCTTGCTCAACCGCGCCAACGTAGTGATGCGCAAGCAACCCGTGAGCACCGGCGGCGTGGCCGGCACCGTAGCCGACCCCAAGCTCATCTTCAAGCACGCTCTGGAGCAGCTAGCCAGCAGTATCATTCTGGTACACAACCACCCCAGCGGCAACCGCAACCCCAGCGCCGCCGACATTGCCCTCACCCGTAAGCTCAAAGAAGCCGGCCAGTTCCTGGATCTACCTATTCTAGACCATTTGATTTACACGGACTTGGGCTATTATAGCTTCGCTGATGAAGGGATGCTGTAA
- a CDS encoding metallophosphoesterase, which yields MSRFISLPFLLFLLILEWYGLQAVRTALQPSTPGGRRLIMAIYTVVTILVWGLAIWAISTRRVAHPHYKVYFIGLLLGLIAAKLLITLPLLLEDITRIGRIVARQLSSSPVAGQPISRSAFLSRLALVVGAIPLVALIWGVVRGGTDYQVKRRVLRFPNLPASFDGFKILQISDLHTGSFTSKEPLQRAVKLINAQQADLIFMTGDLVNNVATEVEEHIETLAGIRSERPIYSILGNHDYGDYVQWESLEAKRANLERLMQNHAKIGWELLMDESRTVERNGEQIAILGVQNWGTKFVQHGNLAKAHAGSGNAPFKILLTHDPTHWDAQVHNYPDIDLTLSGHTHGAQFGVNLPHMRWSPVQYVYKQWAGLYQRGKQHLYVNVGLGFLGYPGRVGFLPEITVLELRRA from the coding sequence ATGTCTCGCTTTATTTCCCTACCCTTTCTTCTTTTCTTACTGATACTGGAGTGGTACGGCCTGCAAGCCGTGCGCACCGCCCTGCAGCCCAGCACTCCTGGCGGCCGGCGCCTGATTATGGCAATCTATACTGTAGTAACCATTCTGGTGTGGGGGTTGGCTATCTGGGCCATCAGCACCCGCCGCGTGGCGCACCCGCACTACAAAGTGTATTTCATTGGTTTGTTGCTGGGCCTGATTGCCGCTAAGCTCCTCATTACCCTACCCTTGCTGCTAGAGGATATCACGCGTATTGGGCGCATTGTAGCACGGCAATTGAGTAGCAGCCCCGTGGCGGGCCAGCCCATTTCGCGTAGCGCCTTTTTGAGCCGGCTAGCGCTGGTGGTAGGCGCTATACCGCTGGTGGCGCTCATTTGGGGGGTAGTGCGCGGTGGCACCGACTACCAGGTGAAGCGCCGTGTCTTGCGCTTCCCCAATTTACCGGCGTCGTTTGATGGCTTCAAAATCCTGCAGATTTCGGATTTGCATACGGGGTCTTTCACCTCCAAAGAGCCCTTACAGCGTGCCGTGAAGCTCATCAACGCCCAGCAAGCCGACCTCATCTTCATGACTGGCGACTTGGTCAATAATGTGGCGACGGAAGTAGAAGAGCACATTGAAACACTGGCGGGTATCCGCTCGGAGCGGCCTATCTACTCCATCCTCGGCAACCACGATTACGGGGATTATGTGCAGTGGGAATCCCTGGAAGCCAAGCGCGCCAACCTGGAGCGCCTGATGCAGAACCACGCCAAGATTGGGTGGGAATTGCTGATGGATGAAAGCCGCACGGTGGAGCGCAACGGCGAGCAGATAGCCATCTTGGGCGTGCAGAACTGGGGAACCAAGTTTGTGCAGCACGGCAACCTGGCGAAAGCACACGCCGGCTCCGGCAATGCGCCCTTCAAAATTCTGCTCACCCACGACCCTACCCACTGGGACGCGCAAGTGCACAACTACCCCGATATCGACCTGACGCTCTCGGGCCACACGCACGGCGCACAATTCGGTGTAAATCTGCCACATATGAGATGGAGCCCCGTGCAGTATGTGTATAAGCAGTGGGCTGGCCTGTACCAACGTGGCAAGCAGCACCTGTACGTGAATGTAGGGCTGGGCTTTTTGGGCTACCCTGGCCGGGTAGGATTTTTACCCGAAATCACGGTGCTGGAGCTGCGCCGGGCATAA
- a CDS encoding carboxypeptidase-like regulatory domain-containing protein, with translation MHRLLGLKNASVGRLLGLLLLVWLSAATAAYAQVRVTGTVSDAETRKPVPRVTVLLQGKGQGVIASDQGDFNLNATARDTLVFQALGYQTQRLVVGNSGLSQIILQIKLKPASIELQSVEVRQGRPSDAVINRAMRNMKRPTPPTTR, from the coding sequence ATGCATCGATTACTGGGTCTGAAAAATGCGTCTGTGGGACGGCTACTGGGGCTTCTGCTGCTGGTGTGGCTGAGCGCCGCCACGGCAGCCTATGCCCAAGTACGCGTGACGGGCACCGTATCAGACGCCGAAACGCGCAAGCCGGTGCCGCGCGTAACGGTGCTACTCCAGGGCAAAGGCCAGGGCGTGATTGCCTCCGACCAAGGGGACTTCAACCTGAACGCCACCGCCCGCGACACGCTGGTATTTCAGGCCCTGGGCTACCAAACTCAACGGCTAGTGGTTGGCAACAGCGGCTTGTCGCAGATTATTCTGCAAATTAAGCTGAAGCCTGCCAGCATAGAGCTGCAAAGCGTGGAGGTGCGCCAGGGCCGGCCTTCGGATGCGGTTATTAACCGGGCGATGCGCAACATGAAGCGCCCTACCCCCCCGACAACGCGGTGA
- the uvsE gene encoding UV DNA damage repair endonuclease UvsE, whose amino-acid sequence MRIGYPCVNESLDCSSASTFRLASYSDERVEQTVASNLACLQRILAYNVEHDLLFFRIGSNIVPFGSHAINTYPWQTRFAAEFRAIGDYIRQHHMRVSLHPDQFVVLNSPDAGIVERSIAELVYQGSMLDLMGMDTTAKLQIHVGGLYNNRELALNRFEDTYLTLPEQVRSRVVIENDDRLFSLRDCMRLHEAVGVPILFDTFHHECLNHGEPMAEALRLAASTWHPTRDGVIMLDYSSQQPGERKGKHTTTLVDALFHDLLPHLQGLDADIMLEIKDKESSALRAATILRQAGLLRTAS is encoded by the coding sequence ATGAGAATAGGGTATCCTTGCGTCAACGAGTCACTTGACTGCTCCTCCGCTTCCACATTCCGACTGGCATCTTACTCCGATGAACGCGTAGAGCAAACCGTAGCCAGCAACCTGGCGTGCTTGCAGCGTATTCTGGCGTACAACGTAGAGCACGACTTGCTTTTCTTCCGGATTGGGTCAAACATTGTTCCGTTTGGTTCGCACGCCATCAACACCTACCCTTGGCAAACGCGGTTTGCGGCCGAGTTTCGGGCCATTGGCGACTATATCCGGCAGCACCACATGCGCGTGTCGCTGCACCCCGATCAGTTTGTAGTCCTGAACTCGCCCGATGCGGGTATTGTGGAGCGCAGTATTGCTGAGCTGGTGTACCAGGGCTCTATGCTGGACCTGATGGGCATGGACACCACTGCCAAACTGCAAATTCACGTAGGTGGCCTCTACAACAACCGGGAGCTGGCGCTCAACCGCTTCGAAGACACCTACCTTACCCTACCCGAGCAGGTACGCAGCCGGGTGGTTATCGAAAACGACGACCGGCTTTTCAGCCTGCGCGACTGCATGCGCCTGCACGAAGCCGTGGGTGTGCCTATCCTGTTCGATACGTTTCACCATGAGTGCCTGAACCATGGCGAGCCGATGGCAGAAGCTCTCCGCTTAGCTGCCTCTACCTGGCACCCTACCCGCGACGGCGTGATCATGCTGGATTATAGCTCACAGCAACCCGGTGAGCGCAAGGGCAAACACACCACCACACTGGTGGATGCCCTATTTCACGATTTGCTGCCGCACTTGCAGGGTCTTGATGCGGATATTATGCTCGAAATAAAAGATAAAGAGTCTAGTGCCCTGCGCGCGGCAACTATTCTACGCCAAGCGGGTCTTCTACGTACCGCTTCCTAA
- a CDS encoding HPP family protein encodes MRKRLQRHVRRIRVVAYQETLFDAQEHLWTLLGSFAGIALVGLLSRYVLALTDAPLLVGSFGASSVLIYGVINSPLAQPRNLLGGHVISALIGVSVHQLVPHELWLASALAVSLSIVGMQITKTLHPPGGATALIANIGSPQLKALGYWYVLVPIFVGVLILLLVALLVNNLPRTRTYPANRHWYKVWRRYS; translated from the coding sequence ATGCGTAAACGACTCCAGCGACACGTTCGCCGCATTCGTGTGGTTGCTTATCAAGAAACCCTGTTTGATGCCCAGGAGCATCTGTGGACACTGCTAGGCTCTTTTGCGGGCATTGCTTTGGTTGGGCTGCTCAGCCGGTACGTGCTAGCGCTAACGGATGCTCCTTTGCTGGTAGGCTCGTTTGGGGCCTCCTCCGTGTTGATATATGGCGTGATCAACAGCCCGCTGGCTCAGCCTCGTAATCTGCTCGGGGGGCACGTCATCAGCGCCCTGATTGGTGTCAGCGTCCATCAGCTAGTGCCGCACGAGCTATGGCTGGCGTCGGCCCTGGCTGTGTCGCTCTCTATCGTGGGTATGCAGATTACCAAAACGTTGCACCCGCCTGGCGGAGCCACAGCGCTGATTGCCAACATTGGCTCGCCGCAACTCAAAGCCTTGGGCTATTGGTACGTACTCGTGCCCATATTTGTGGGGGTATTGATTTTGTTGCTGGTAGCCCTACTCGTTAACAATTTGCCCCGCACGCGCACTTATCCGGCCAATCGGCACTGGTACAAGGTCTGGCGACGCTATTCCTAG
- a CDS encoding BamA/TamA family outer membrane protein yields MKVDAGVLGAALLAVGSILATFPAAAQQLPADSLRGRTADGQVAEADTSRSFLDRVLDVFEFDLNEPAVKQRGAYPTRLVLAPILSYAPETSWGAGVGAKFLFKPKAAGTDTRTSNIPVSFQYTLNKQYILYSGYTVFFNHENYLLRGNLRHSSFPRLLYGVGNNTPSANEEIYDYRYTVIEPLLLRRVVGRLFVGGGFRHVRVSDVQLAPQSQLLDDTGQPRATGALGAVSSGLETALTYDTRDNVLNAQRGTLAQITHGWYGRQLGGQFRYELSKLDVRQYFQLAGSRQHVLAYQVYGYLTSGNVPLLEQGALGGSELMRGYYEGRYLDRNYAAVQVEYRLPLTTRLGLVGFASAGRVAPRLRDFNLRGLHPAAGAGLRFKLVKAENLNLRFDAAFGDSGGTFYFNVAEAF; encoded by the coding sequence ATGAAAGTAGATGCGGGCGTACTCGGGGCAGCTTTGCTGGCAGTCGGAAGCATACTAGCCACTTTTCCGGCTGCGGCCCAGCAGTTACCAGCCGACTCGCTACGCGGCCGCACAGCAGACGGACAGGTAGCGGAAGCGGATACCAGTCGCTCGTTTCTCGACCGTGTACTTGATGTGTTTGAGTTTGACCTCAACGAGCCGGCGGTTAAGCAGCGCGGCGCCTACCCTACCCGGCTGGTGCTGGCCCCCATTCTCTCGTATGCCCCCGAAACCAGTTGGGGTGCGGGGGTAGGAGCCAAGTTTCTCTTCAAGCCTAAGGCGGCCGGAACCGATACCCGGACTTCCAATATTCCGGTCTCATTTCAGTATACTCTCAATAAGCAGTATATCCTGTACTCGGGCTACACCGTTTTTTTCAACCACGAAAATTACCTGCTGCGCGGCAACCTGCGACATTCCAGCTTTCCGCGGCTATTGTACGGTGTGGGCAACAACACGCCCAGCGCCAACGAGGAAATTTATGACTATCGCTACACAGTGATAGAGCCCCTGCTGCTGCGACGGGTGGTGGGGAGGCTATTTGTGGGTGGCGGCTTTCGCCACGTGCGGGTAAGCGATGTGCAATTGGCCCCGCAAAGTCAGCTGCTCGACGACACCGGTCAGCCGCGAGCAACTGGCGCGCTCGGCGCCGTTAGCTCAGGCCTGGAAACGGCCCTCACCTACGACACGCGCGACAACGTGCTCAATGCGCAGCGAGGCACACTAGCTCAAATCACTCATGGCTGGTATGGTCGGCAATTGGGAGGGCAGTTTCGTTACGAGTTGTCTAAACTCGACGTACGGCAATATTTTCAGCTTGCGGGCAGCCGTCAGCACGTACTAGCTTATCAGGTGTATGGCTATTTGACTTCTGGCAACGTGCCGCTACTGGAACAAGGGGCCTTAGGGGGGAGTGAATTGATGCGTGGATACTACGAAGGGCGTTATCTGGACCGTAACTACGCCGCCGTGCAGGTTGAATATCGCCTACCGCTTACTACCCGTTTAGGCCTAGTGGGTTTCGCCAGCGCCGGCAGGGTAGCCCCGCGCCTGCGCGACTTCAATCTTCGTGGCCTGCACCCGGCAGCGGGGGCAGGCTTGCGCTTCAAGCTGGTAAAGGCCGAAAACCTAAATCTGCGCTTCGACGCAGCCTTCGGCGACTCAGGCGGCACCTTTTACTTCAATGTAGCGGAGGCATTCTAA
- the dnaX gene encoding DNA polymerase III subunit gamma/tau — translation MENFVVSARKYRPATFRSVVGQQHVTTTLQNAIASQHLAQAFLFCGPRGVGKTTCARILAKTINCEFVEEHVRKGRSVAELVAAGRQDIIPDSVLNSPTPDAPTELEACGKCSSCRAFQENASFNVHELDAASNNSVEDIRSLVEQVRYAPQQGRFKVYIIDEVHMLSNAAFNAFLKTLEEPPGYAIFILATTERHKIIPTILSRCQIFDFNRIRVEDIRGHLRYVATQEKIQAEDDALHLLAQKADGGLRDALSMFDQMVTFAGHDLSYKDVVQNLHILDYEYYFRLVDALLSENLSQTLLLLDEVMQNGFDLHNFVVGAAEHLRGLLVCKDPVTVQLLEVSEGIRQKYVQQAQAAPLAFLLSALNLVSQCDREFKQAKNQRLHVELTLMKLAYLNGAVQFARDLSGPAANGEAKKKSSAAAPPTPVATEGSLVATGTAEAPAAYVQAVAPTTRPLPPPTTTAAHAAPPTPAIVSGPADPQPIVPVESGVEELHDTPSIEDETADVPNPTRQFRDTQPHVEVGRPSFEGHEPAPGLPLPPVTRPSGPIQSKVPSLPSLSALKAKVAQQASTTKAAPTLDVEPTAVDGLPPVDAEVLHRVWNELKEERKAQERMSEYMVLNRPVQANERHVIELIVDNPVQVDQFNEFRAELLTELRRRTGYPRLTVQVGVAPQAQTARKLYTSSDKFEYLAEKFPMLHEMKQRLGLDTDF, via the coding sequence ATGGAGAATTTCGTTGTTTCGGCCCGGAAATACCGTCCGGCCACGTTTCGGAGCGTGGTGGGGCAGCAGCACGTTACCACTACCTTACAAAATGCCATTGCTTCGCAGCATTTGGCGCAGGCCTTCCTGTTTTGCGGGCCGCGGGGGGTAGGCAAAACCACTTGCGCCCGCATCCTGGCCAAGACCATCAACTGCGAGTTTGTGGAGGAGCACGTCCGTAAGGGCCGCTCGGTGGCGGAGCTGGTGGCGGCTGGTCGGCAGGACATTATCCCCGACTCGGTGCTCAACTCCCCTACCCCCGATGCGCCCACCGAGCTGGAAGCCTGCGGCAAGTGCTCGTCGTGCCGGGCATTTCAGGAAAACGCTTCCTTCAACGTGCATGAGCTGGACGCGGCTTCCAACAACTCGGTGGAGGATATCCGCTCGCTGGTGGAGCAGGTGCGCTATGCGCCGCAGCAGGGCCGCTTCAAGGTGTACATCATCGACGAAGTGCACATGCTTTCGAATGCGGCCTTCAACGCGTTTCTGAAGACGCTGGAGGAGCCGCCGGGCTATGCCATCTTTATTCTGGCTACCACCGAGCGCCACAAGATTATCCCTACCATCCTGTCGCGTTGCCAGATCTTCGACTTCAACCGGATTCGGGTAGAGGACATTCGCGGGCATTTGCGTTACGTAGCCACTCAGGAGAAAATCCAGGCCGAAGACGACGCCCTGCATCTGCTGGCGCAAAAGGCCGATGGCGGTCTGCGCGATGCGCTGAGCATGTTTGACCAGATGGTGACCTTCGCCGGCCACGACCTAAGCTACAAGGACGTGGTGCAGAACCTGCACATTCTGGATTACGAGTACTATTTCCGGTTGGTAGACGCGCTCTTGAGTGAAAACCTATCGCAAACGCTGCTGCTGCTGGATGAGGTGATGCAAAACGGTTTCGACCTGCACAACTTTGTGGTGGGCGCGGCCGAGCACCTGCGCGGCCTGCTGGTATGCAAAGACCCCGTAACGGTGCAGTTGCTGGAAGTATCGGAAGGCATTCGGCAGAAGTATGTGCAGCAGGCCCAGGCCGCGCCGCTGGCGTTTCTGCTGTCGGCTCTAAACTTGGTGAGCCAATGCGACCGGGAGTTCAAGCAGGCCAAAAACCAGCGCCTGCACGTGGAGCTGACGCTGATGAAGCTGGCCTACCTCAACGGCGCCGTGCAGTTTGCCCGCGACTTGAGTGGCCCCGCCGCTAACGGTGAGGCGAAAAAAAAAAGTAGTGCCGCAGCCCCGCCTACCCCAGTAGCAACTGAAGGTTCCTTAGTCGCAACTGGCACCGCCGAAGCGCCCGCAGCATATGTTCAGGCCGTTGCGCCAACGACGCGCCCCCTACCCCCGCCTACCACAACTGCGGCCCATGCAGCGCCGCCTACCCCGGCAATCGTGTCTGGCCCTGCTGACCCGCAACCCATTGTGCCAGTGGAAAGCGGCGTGGAGGAGCTGCACGACACGCCTAGCATTGAGGACGAAACGGCTGATGTTCCCAACCCTACCCGTCAGTTTCGCGATACGCAGCCGCACGTGGAGGTAGGGCGCCCCAGCTTTGAGGGGCACGAACCCGCACCCGGCCTACCCCTCCCCCCGGTTACGCGCCCTAGCGGCCCAATTCAGTCGAAGGTACCCAGTTTGCCTAGCCTGTCGGCCTTGAAAGCAAAGGTAGCCCAACAGGCTAGCACTACGAAAGCAGCCCCTACCCTCGACGTAGAACCTACCGCCGTGGATGGCCTACCGCCAGTGGATGCCGAGGTGCTACACCGCGTGTGGAATGAGCTGAAGGAAGAGCGCAAGGCCCAGGAACGGATGAGCGAGTACATGGTGCTTAACCGCCCTGTGCAGGCCAATGAGCGGCACGTGATTGAGTTGATTGTGGATAATCCCGTGCAGGTGGACCAATTCAACGAGTTCCGGGCGGAGCTGCTCACGGAGCTACGGCGGCGCACGGGCTACCCCCGCCTCACGGTGCAGGTAGGCGTGGCCCCGCAAGCCCAGACGGCCCGCAAGCTCTACACCTCCTCCGATAAGTTTGAGTATCTGGCCGAGAAGTTTCCAATGCTGCACGAGATGAAGCAGCGCTTGGGTTTGGACACGGACTTTTGA